In Canis lupus dingo isolate Sandy chromosome 1, ASM325472v2, whole genome shotgun sequence, a single genomic region encodes these proteins:
- the RASIP1 gene encoding ras-interacting protein 1 isoform X1 → MLSGERKEGGSPRFGKLHLPVGLWINSPRKQLAKLGRRWPSAASVKSSSSDTGSRSSEPLPPPPPHVELRRVGAVKAAGGASGSRAKRISQLFRGSGTGATGSGGAGGPGTPGGAQRWASEKKLPELAAGVAPEPPLAARATAPPGVLKIFGAGLASGANYKSVLATARSTARELVAEALERYGLSGSPGGGPGESSCVDAFALCDALGRPAAGGVGGGEWRAEHLRVLGDSERPLLVQELWRARPGWARRFELRGREEARRLEQEAFGAADSDGTGAPSWRPQKNRSRAASGGAALASPGPGSGSGPPAGSGGKERSENLSLRRSVSELSLQGRRRRQQERRQQALSMAPGAADAQIGPADPGDFDQLTQCLIQAPSNRPYFLLLQGYQDAQDFVVYVMTREQHVFGRGGNSSARGGSPAPYVDTFLNAPDILPRHCTVRAGPEPPAMVRPSRGAPVTHNGCLLLREAELHPGDLLGLGEHFLFMYKDPRTGGSGPARPPWLPARPGTAPPGPGWAFSCRLCGRGLQERGEALAAYLDGREPVLRFRPREEEALLGEIVRAAAAGAGDLPPLGPATLLALCVQHSARELELGHLPRLLGRLARLIKEAVWEKIKEIGDRQPENHPEGVPEVPLTPEAVSVELRPLMLWMANTTELLSFVQEKVLEMEKEADQEGLSSDPQLCNDLELCDEAMALLDEVIMCTFQQSVYYLTKTLYSTLPALLDSNPFTAGAELPGPGAELGAMPPGLRPTLGVFQAALELTSQCELHPDLVSQTFGYLFFFSNASLLNSLMERGQGRPFYQWSRAVQIRTNLDLVLDWLQGAGLGDIATEFFRKLSIAVNLLCVPRTSLLKASWSSLRTDHPTLTPAQLHHLLSHYQLGPGRGPPPAWDPPPAERDAVDTGDIFESFSSHPPLILPLGSSRLRLTGPVTDDALHRELRRLRRLLWDLEQQELPANHRHGPPAATPP, encoded by the exons ATGCTATCTGGTGAACGGAAGGAGGGCGGAAGCCCCCGCTTCGGGAAGCTCCATCTCCCTGTGGGCCTGTGGATCAATTCTCCCAGGAAGCAGCTGGCCAAGCTGGGGCGGCGCTGGCCCAGTGCTGCCTCTGTTAA GTCGTCGTCTTCGGACACGGGGAGCCGCAGCAGCGAGCCTCTGCCCCCGCCGCCACCGCACGTGGAGTTGCGGAGAGTGGGCGCGGTCAAGGCGGCCGGGGGAGCCTCCGGGAGTCGCGCCAAGCGCATCTCCCAGCTCTTTCGGGGCTCGGGGACCGGGGCCACGGGGTCCGGCGGCGCGGGAGGCCCCGGGACTCCGGGGGGCGCCCAGCGCTGGGCCAGCGAGAAGAAGCTGCCGGAGCTAGCGGCGGGCGTGGCCCCCGAGCCCCCGCTAGCCGCCCGCGCCACGGCGCCCCCGGGGGTCCTCAAGATCTTCGGCGCCGGCCTGGCGTCGGGCGCCAACTACAAGAGCGTGCTGGCCACTGCGCGCTCCACGGCACGCGAGCTGGTGGCCGAGGCGCTGGAGCGCTACGGGCtgtcgggcagccccgggggcggcCCCGGCGAGAGCAGCTGCGTGGACGCCTTCGCGCTGTGCGACGCGCTGGGCCGGCCCGCGGCGGGCGGCGTGGGCGGCGGCGAGTGGCGGGCGGAGCACCTGCGCGTGCTGGGCGACTCGGAGCGTCCGCTGCTGGTGCAGGAGCTGTGGCGTGCGCGGCCCGGCTGGGCGCGGCGTTTCGAGCTGCGCGGCCGCGAGGAGGCGCGCCGCCTGGAGCAGGAGGCCTTCGGGGCGGCAGACAGCGACG GCACGGGCGCCCCCTCGTGGCGGCCACAAAAGAACCGTTCCCGGGCGGCTTCCGGCGGGGCGGCCCTGGCCAGTCCTGGCCCAGGGTCCGGCTCAGGGCCCCCTGCTGGGTCTGGGGGCAAAGAACGCTCGGAAAACCTGTCCCTGCGGCGCAGCGTGTCGGAGCTCAGCCtgcaggggcggcggcggcggcagcaggaGCGCAGGCAGCAGGCACTTAGCATGGCCCCAGGGGCAGCCGATGCCCAGATCGGACCCGCAGACCCTGGCGACTTCGATCAGTTGACCCAGTGCCTCATCCAGGCCCCCAGCAACCGTCCCTACTTCCTGCTGCTCCAGGGCTACCAGGACGCCCAG GACTTCGTGGTGTATGTGATGACACGGGAGCAGCACGTCTTCGGCCGCGGGGGGAACTCCTCAGCCCGTGGTGGGTCCCCCGCCCCATACGTGGACACCTTTCTCAATGCCCCTGACATCCTGCCACGGCACTGCACGGTGCGTGCGGGCCCTGAGCCCCCAGCCATGGTGCGCCCATCCCGGGGGGCCCCAGTCACGCATAACGGGTGCCTCCTGCTGCGGGAGGCCGAGCTGCACCCTGGCGACCTGCTGGGGCTGGGCGAGCACTTCCTCTTCATGTACAAGGACCCCCGCACCGGGGGCTCTGGGCCTGCGCGGCCGCCCTGgctgcccgcccgcccggggACCGCCCCGCCGGGCCCAGGGTGGGCCTTCTCTTGCCGCCTGTGCGGCCGCGGCCTGCAGGAGCGGGGCGAGGCGCTGGCGGCCTACCTGGACGGCCGGGAGCCGGTGCTGCGCTTTCGGCCGCGTGAAGAAGAGGCGCTGCTGGGCGAGATCGTGCGTGCTGCCGCCGCGGGCGCTGGGGACCTGCCGCCGCTGGGGCCCGCCACCCTGCTGGCGCTGTGCGTGCAGCATTCAGCCCGAGAGCTGGAGCTGGGCCACCTGCCGCGCCTGCTGGGCCGCCTGGCCCGACTCATTAAGGAGGCTGTCTGG gaaaaaattaaggaaattggAGACCGTCAGCCAGAGAA CCACCCAGAGGGAGTCCCCGAGGTGCCCTTGACTCCGGAGGCTGTGTCAGTAGAGCTGCGGCCACTCATGCTATGGATGGCCAACACCACGGAACTGCTGAGCTTTGTGCAGGAGAAAGTgctggagatggagaaggaggctgACCAGGAGG GTCTGTCCTCAGACCCACAGCTCTGCAATGACTTGGAATTATGTGATGAGGCCATGGCCCTCCTGGATGAGGTCATCATGTGTACCTTTCAGCAGTCTGTCTACTACCTCACCAAG ACTCTGTATTCAACACTGCCTGCTCTCCTGGATAGTAACCCTTTTACAGCTGGGGCAGAGCTGCCAGGGCCTGGCGCAGAGCTGGGGGCCATGCCTCCAGGGTTGAGACCAACCCTGGGCGTGTTCCAGGCAGCCCTGGAACTGACCAGCCAGTGTGAGCTGCACCCGGACCTCGTGTCTCAGACTTTCGGTTACTTGTTCTTCTTCTCCAATGCATCCCTTCTCAACTCACTGATGGAACGAG GTCAAGGCCGGCCTTTCTATCAATGGTCCCGAGCTGTCCAAATCCGAACCAACTTGGACCTTGTCTTGGACTGGCTGCAGGGAGCCGGGCTGGGTGACATTGCCACTGAATTCTTCCGGAAACTCTCCATAGCTGTGAACCTGCTCTGTGTGCCCCGCACTTCTCTGCTCAAG GCTTCATGGAGCAGCCTACGAACTGACCACCCCACACTGACCCCTGCTCAGCTCCACCATCTGCTCAGCCACTACCAGCTGGGTCCTGGTCGTGGGCCACCACCTGCCTGGGATCCTCCCCCTGCAGAGCGAGATGCTGTGGATACAG GGGACATCTTCGAAAGCTTCTCTTCCCATCCTCCCCTCATCCTGCCCTTGGGCAGCTCGCGCCTGCGCCTCACCGGTCCTGTGACGGACGACGCCCTGCACCGTGAACTGCGCAGGCTCCGCCGCCTTCTCTGGGATCTTGAGCAGCAGGAACTGCCGGCCAATCACCGCCACGGGCCTCCCGCGGCCACGCCTCCTTGA
- the RASIP1 gene encoding ras-interacting protein 1 isoform X2: MLSGERKEGGSPRFGKLHLPVGLWINSPRKQLAKLGRRWPSAASVKSSSSDTGSRSSEPLPPPPPHVELRRVGAVKAAGGASGSRAKRISQLFRGSGTGATGSGGAGGPGTPGGAQRWASEKKLPELAAGVAPEPPLAARATAPPGVLKIFGAGLASGANYKSVLATARSTARELVAEALERYGLSGSPGGGPGESSCVDAFALCDALGRPAAGGVGGGEWRAEHLRVLGDSERPLLVQELWRARPGWARRFELRGREEARRLEQEAFGAADSDGTGAPSWRPQKNRSRAASGGAALASPGPGSGSGPPAGSGGKERSENLSLRRSVSELSLQGRRRRQQERRQQALSMAPGAADAQIGPADPGDFDQLTQCLIQAPSNRPYFLLLQGYQDAQDFVVYVMTREQHVFGRGGNSSARGGSPAPYVDTFLNAPDILPRHCTVRAGPEPPAMVRPSRGAPVTHNGCLLLREAELHPGDLLGLGEHFLFMYKDPRTGGSGPARPPWLPARPGTAPPGPGWAFSCRLCGRGLQERGEALAAYLDGREPVLRFRPREEEALLGEIVRAAAAGAGDLPPLGPATLLALCVQHSARELELGHLPRLLGRLARLIKEAVWEKIKEIGDRQPENHPEGVPEVPLTPEAVSVELRPLMLWMANTTELLSFVQEKVLEMEKEADQEDPQLCNDLELCDEAMALLDEVIMCTFQQSVYYLTKTLYSTLPALLDSNPFTAGAELPGPGAELGAMPPGLRPTLGVFQAALELTSQCELHPDLVSQTFGYLFFFSNASLLNSLMERGQGRPFYQWSRAVQIRTNLDLVLDWLQGAGLGDIATEFFRKLSIAVNLLCVPRTSLLKASWSSLRTDHPTLTPAQLHHLLSHYQLGPGRGPPPAWDPPPAERDAVDTGDIFESFSSHPPLILPLGSSRLRLTGPVTDDALHRELRRLRRLLWDLEQQELPANHRHGPPAATPP; encoded by the exons ATGCTATCTGGTGAACGGAAGGAGGGCGGAAGCCCCCGCTTCGGGAAGCTCCATCTCCCTGTGGGCCTGTGGATCAATTCTCCCAGGAAGCAGCTGGCCAAGCTGGGGCGGCGCTGGCCCAGTGCTGCCTCTGTTAA GTCGTCGTCTTCGGACACGGGGAGCCGCAGCAGCGAGCCTCTGCCCCCGCCGCCACCGCACGTGGAGTTGCGGAGAGTGGGCGCGGTCAAGGCGGCCGGGGGAGCCTCCGGGAGTCGCGCCAAGCGCATCTCCCAGCTCTTTCGGGGCTCGGGGACCGGGGCCACGGGGTCCGGCGGCGCGGGAGGCCCCGGGACTCCGGGGGGCGCCCAGCGCTGGGCCAGCGAGAAGAAGCTGCCGGAGCTAGCGGCGGGCGTGGCCCCCGAGCCCCCGCTAGCCGCCCGCGCCACGGCGCCCCCGGGGGTCCTCAAGATCTTCGGCGCCGGCCTGGCGTCGGGCGCCAACTACAAGAGCGTGCTGGCCACTGCGCGCTCCACGGCACGCGAGCTGGTGGCCGAGGCGCTGGAGCGCTACGGGCtgtcgggcagccccgggggcggcCCCGGCGAGAGCAGCTGCGTGGACGCCTTCGCGCTGTGCGACGCGCTGGGCCGGCCCGCGGCGGGCGGCGTGGGCGGCGGCGAGTGGCGGGCGGAGCACCTGCGCGTGCTGGGCGACTCGGAGCGTCCGCTGCTGGTGCAGGAGCTGTGGCGTGCGCGGCCCGGCTGGGCGCGGCGTTTCGAGCTGCGCGGCCGCGAGGAGGCGCGCCGCCTGGAGCAGGAGGCCTTCGGGGCGGCAGACAGCGACG GCACGGGCGCCCCCTCGTGGCGGCCACAAAAGAACCGTTCCCGGGCGGCTTCCGGCGGGGCGGCCCTGGCCAGTCCTGGCCCAGGGTCCGGCTCAGGGCCCCCTGCTGGGTCTGGGGGCAAAGAACGCTCGGAAAACCTGTCCCTGCGGCGCAGCGTGTCGGAGCTCAGCCtgcaggggcggcggcggcggcagcaggaGCGCAGGCAGCAGGCACTTAGCATGGCCCCAGGGGCAGCCGATGCCCAGATCGGACCCGCAGACCCTGGCGACTTCGATCAGTTGACCCAGTGCCTCATCCAGGCCCCCAGCAACCGTCCCTACTTCCTGCTGCTCCAGGGCTACCAGGACGCCCAG GACTTCGTGGTGTATGTGATGACACGGGAGCAGCACGTCTTCGGCCGCGGGGGGAACTCCTCAGCCCGTGGTGGGTCCCCCGCCCCATACGTGGACACCTTTCTCAATGCCCCTGACATCCTGCCACGGCACTGCACGGTGCGTGCGGGCCCTGAGCCCCCAGCCATGGTGCGCCCATCCCGGGGGGCCCCAGTCACGCATAACGGGTGCCTCCTGCTGCGGGAGGCCGAGCTGCACCCTGGCGACCTGCTGGGGCTGGGCGAGCACTTCCTCTTCATGTACAAGGACCCCCGCACCGGGGGCTCTGGGCCTGCGCGGCCGCCCTGgctgcccgcccgcccggggACCGCCCCGCCGGGCCCAGGGTGGGCCTTCTCTTGCCGCCTGTGCGGCCGCGGCCTGCAGGAGCGGGGCGAGGCGCTGGCGGCCTACCTGGACGGCCGGGAGCCGGTGCTGCGCTTTCGGCCGCGTGAAGAAGAGGCGCTGCTGGGCGAGATCGTGCGTGCTGCCGCCGCGGGCGCTGGGGACCTGCCGCCGCTGGGGCCCGCCACCCTGCTGGCGCTGTGCGTGCAGCATTCAGCCCGAGAGCTGGAGCTGGGCCACCTGCCGCGCCTGCTGGGCCGCCTGGCCCGACTCATTAAGGAGGCTGTCTGG gaaaaaattaaggaaattggAGACCGTCAGCCAGAGAA CCACCCAGAGGGAGTCCCCGAGGTGCCCTTGACTCCGGAGGCTGTGTCAGTAGAGCTGCGGCCACTCATGCTATGGATGGCCAACACCACGGAACTGCTGAGCTTTGTGCAGGAGAAAGTgctggagatggagaaggaggctgACCAGGAGG ACCCACAGCTCTGCAATGACTTGGAATTATGTGATGAGGCCATGGCCCTCCTGGATGAGGTCATCATGTGTACCTTTCAGCAGTCTGTCTACTACCTCACCAAG ACTCTGTATTCAACACTGCCTGCTCTCCTGGATAGTAACCCTTTTACAGCTGGGGCAGAGCTGCCAGGGCCTGGCGCAGAGCTGGGGGCCATGCCTCCAGGGTTGAGACCAACCCTGGGCGTGTTCCAGGCAGCCCTGGAACTGACCAGCCAGTGTGAGCTGCACCCGGACCTCGTGTCTCAGACTTTCGGTTACTTGTTCTTCTTCTCCAATGCATCCCTTCTCAACTCACTGATGGAACGAG GTCAAGGCCGGCCTTTCTATCAATGGTCCCGAGCTGTCCAAATCCGAACCAACTTGGACCTTGTCTTGGACTGGCTGCAGGGAGCCGGGCTGGGTGACATTGCCACTGAATTCTTCCGGAAACTCTCCATAGCTGTGAACCTGCTCTGTGTGCCCCGCACTTCTCTGCTCAAG GCTTCATGGAGCAGCCTACGAACTGACCACCCCACACTGACCCCTGCTCAGCTCCACCATCTGCTCAGCCACTACCAGCTGGGTCCTGGTCGTGGGCCACCACCTGCCTGGGATCCTCCCCCTGCAGAGCGAGATGCTGTGGATACAG GGGACATCTTCGAAAGCTTCTCTTCCCATCCTCCCCTCATCCTGCCCTTGGGCAGCTCGCGCCTGCGCCTCACCGGTCCTGTGACGGACGACGCCCTGCACCGTGAACTGCGCAGGCTCCGCCGCCTTCTCTGGGATCTTGAGCAGCAGGAACTGCCGGCCAATCACCGCCACGGGCCTCCCGCGGCCACGCCTCCTTGA